A stretch of the Thermofilum adornatum genome encodes the following:
- a CDS encoding S1C family serine protease → MQKRVIELYEKVKDSVVSITAVKILDFLFIREPVSGLGSGFIVDERGIVVTNAHVVEGYEHITVTLSSGENVEATIIDIDPHYDIAFLKIPRDNLKPLPLGDSDELKVGQFVIAIGNPFGQVLGGPSLTFGVISGLGRNLRTEGKIYENLIQTDAPVNPGNSGGPLIDLEGKAIGITTAMIPFAQGIGFAIPINEVKYSLSQIEKYGRILRPWIGIYGLDVNPVIAYQLGLSKPAGVLIIRVVPGSPAARAGIRPGHVVIGTDGKEIQGIGDLVAKLREKGIGQEITLNLYAQGGIRNVRVRIEEAP, encoded by the coding sequence TTGCAAAAAAGGGTTATAGAGCTTTATGAAAAGGTAAAAGACAGCGTTGTAAGCATAACCGCTGTCAAAATCCTAGATTTCCTGTTTATAAGGGAGCCTGTTTCAGGTCTCGGCTCGGGATTCATAGTAGACGAAAGAGGCATAGTGGTTACAAACGCCCACGTGGTCGAGGGCTATGAACATATAACCGTGACACTTTCAAGCGGAGAAAACGTAGAAGCAACAATTATAGACATAGACCCCCACTACGACATAGCTTTCCTCAAAATCCCACGCGACAACCTTAAACCCCTACCGCTGGGAGACTCTGACGAGCTAAAGGTTGGACAATTCGTTATAGCCATCGGCAACCCATTTGGACAAGTATTGGGAGGCCCCAGCCTGACATTCGGCGTGATAAGCGGGCTTGGAAGAAACCTGAGGACAGAGGGAAAAATCTACGAGAACCTCATACAGACAGACGCGCCAGTAAACCCTGGAAACAGTGGGGGACCCTTAATAGACCTAGAGGGAAAAGCTATAGGAATAACAACGGCAATGATTCCGTTCGCGCAGGGCATAGGCTTCGCTATTCCCATAAACGAGGTAAAATACTCCCTGAGCCAGATAGAAAAATATGGCAGAATACTCAGACCCTGGATAGGAATATACGGGCTAGACGTAAACCCAGTAATAGCATACCAGCTTGGCCTATCAAAACCAGCCGGCGTACTAATAATAAGAGTGGTTCCGGGAAGCCCCGCAGCCAGAGCAGGCATTCGGCCCGGACACGTAGTCATAGGCACAGACGGAAAAGAAATACAGGGAATAGGCGACCTGGTAGCGAAGCTCAGAGAAAAGGGAATAGGACAGGAAATAACCCTAAACCTATACGCCCAAGGAGGAATACGGAACGTAAGGGTCAGGATAGAAGAGGCACCATAA
- a CDS encoding MFS transporter, giving the protein MSSSSDKRTIALLSWYNLTSSFAGNLVAPFLSIFFYQLAGNKFFQTSIASQSSVIISVVMGLFWARLSDVKGHRKRYIQLGILTGILSSIALSFVDNIETAILVQVLGAFTGSASGAAFSALMAEKLRDQRGARLGIYNAAGVIGGFTGSLVSGLLYNTLGFRWLLRLNALLSIIPLFLIGLIDEDQNGNNKASLKGFLRLPRIPRRFWKLYLARIILTLPGAFSGGIFAIYFVKFLAGPPEAWSVLIAVTTLFGLASIPYGKLADRLSTRKMFTMAGLGWTLLYLGYYLSPNYLWFSVFFVIPVWPAFWLAYSKALMDLSDESERATFYAFEGTLSTIFGSLVGIFAGYLADQFAPRTLFLLSALAAVAGTVAANLLLEK; this is encoded by the coding sequence GTGTCGAGTAGCAGTGATAAAAGAACTATTGCCCTGCTGTCATGGTACAATTTGACTAGTAGTTTTGCTGGAAACCTTGTGGCACCGTTCCTTTCTATCTTTTTCTACCAGCTGGCCGGAAACAAGTTTTTCCAGACGAGCATCGCGAGCCAGTCGTCAGTAATAATCTCAGTGGTAATGGGCCTATTCTGGGCAAGGCTTTCAGACGTTAAGGGCCATAGGAAGAGGTATATACAGCTCGGCATATTGACTGGCATTCTCTCGTCTATTGCACTGAGCTTTGTAGACAACATTGAGACTGCTATACTTGTCCAAGTATTGGGAGCGTTCACTGGCAGTGCTAGTGGTGCAGCCTTTTCTGCCCTTATGGCCGAGAAGCTCCGCGACCAACGCGGAGCGAGGCTCGGAATATACAACGCGGCAGGCGTAATTGGAGGCTTCACGGGGAGCCTTGTCTCAGGTTTACTGTATAACACTCTTGGATTCAGGTGGCTTCTGAGGCTAAATGCTCTACTAAGCATCATCCCCCTTTTCTTGATTGGACTTATCGATGAGGACCAGAACGGCAACAACAAGGCTAGCCTAAAAGGCTTCTTGAGACTTCCAAGAATACCCAGAAGATTCTGGAAGCTTTACCTAGCCAGGATAATTCTAACGCTCCCAGGCGCCTTCAGCGGCGGCATATTTGCAATCTACTTTGTAAAGTTTCTCGCTGGTCCGCCAGAGGCATGGTCCGTCTTGATAGCCGTAACTACCCTTTTTGGGCTAGCTTCTATACCCTACGGTAAGCTGGCAGACAGGCTGTCTACGAGGAAAATGTTTACGATGGCTGGGCTTGGTTGGACCCTGCTCTATCTCGGCTACTACCTGTCTCCTAACTATTTGTGGTTCTCTGTGTTCTTCGTTATACCCGTGTGGCCGGCCTTCTGGCTCGCCTATTCGAAGGCGCTCATGGATCTTAGCGACGAGTCTGAGCGTGCAACGTTCTATGCATTTGAGGGAACCCTTTCCACGATATTTGGTTCTCTTGTTGGCATCTTTGCGGGCTACTTGGCTGACCAGTTTGCGCCTAGGACCCTTTTCCTCCTCTCGGCCTTGGCGGCTGTAGCTGGCACCGTAGCGGCTAACTTGTTGCTGGAAAAATAG
- a CDS encoding ATP-binding cassette domain-containing protein — protein MLLDVRDLEVDVGGREVLRGVNLSMGESEIHFLLGPNAAGKTTLLSAIAGVPRVSIRRGKILFDGKDVTFTPLDERARLGIALAYQLPPELVGVSLRSLARLLSDRFNTAEYVEKLAKMLDLERLLDRESFRGFSGGERKRAELFLISLMRPRLALLDEPDSGVDIDSLNLIAEAIRFINKEFGSSILIVTHTRLLMEKVEAQKAHVLCNGGIVLASSPRRVLEVVEKTGYKGLCGEGEEND, from the coding sequence ATGTTGCTAGATGTAAGGGATCTAGAGGTAGATGTTGGCGGCCGCGAGGTGCTTAGAGGCGTCAATCTTTCAATGGGAGAATCGGAGATACATTTCTTGCTGGGGCCAAACGCCGCTGGCAAAACTACCCTGCTTTCAGCTATAGCGGGTGTCCCGAGGGTCTCTATAAGAAGGGGAAAAATATTGTTCGACGGGAAAGATGTGACATTCACGCCTCTCGACGAGAGGGCAAGGCTAGGAATAGCTCTTGCATACCAGTTGCCTCCAGAGCTTGTAGGCGTATCGCTCCGAAGCCTAGCTAGACTACTCTCAGATAGATTCAATACAGCCGAATATGTCGAGAAGCTAGCAAAAATGCTTGACCTAGAACGCTTGCTCGACAGGGAATCCTTCAGGGGGTTTAGTGGCGGGGAGCGCAAAAGGGCCGAGCTCTTCCTCATATCTCTCATGCGTCCCAGGCTCGCCCTCCTAGACGAGCCAGACAGCGGTGTAGACATCGACAGCCTAAACCTAATTGCAGAGGCGATCAGATTCATTAATAAGGAGTTCGGGTCCTCTATTCTCATCGTTACACACACGAGGCTACTCATGGAGAAAGTGGAAGCCCAGAAGGCACATGTTCTCTGCAATGGGGGGATTGTTTTAGCGTCGTCACCGCGTAGAGTGCTGGAAGTGGTAGAAAAGACAGGGTATAAGGGTCTCTGCGGCGAGGGTGAGGAAAATGATTGA
- a CDS encoding SufB/SufD family protein, producing the protein MIDLEEVKRALEKPSPYGPDIDLSRYKIDEGGIIYREPSQEITESAREKVGISVEQATYLQVGETVFARAMAEKLFKEYNVVVKPLFKALKEDKLAEKLAWTLLRPDQDKYTAYAYLYGKEAGYYVYVPPGTKVPLPIYTCLSLFTENQVQTTHNIVYLDEGSEAIITTGCLVPHGVKGGLHVGLSEFYVAEKARLIYTMIHSWGEGTHVRPRTVVRVKEGGEYVSYYSVYSPVASIQTYPMVHLEKKASAKLVSVIAGSGPGVYDIGGGAILEGEGSSAELVSRTISSKGSRIISRSSIEALAGGTKGHIECLGVMLDDRSTTETIPILKTSVQEVELTHEAAIGMLSGEKLEYLMARGFTEEEARSILLRGYLTLEVKGIPPSVKAEIDRITDYVIKHALG; encoded by the coding sequence ATGATTGATTTAGAGGAGGTTAAAAGGGCTTTAGAGAAGCCCTCACCTTATGGTCCAGACATTGACTTGTCTAGGTACAAGATAGACGAGGGAGGTATAATTTACAGGGAGCCTTCACAGGAGATTACTGAGTCTGCAAGAGAGAAGGTAGGCATCAGCGTTGAGCAGGCAACTTATCTGCAAGTGGGAGAAACCGTTTTTGCAAGGGCTATGGCGGAAAAGCTTTTCAAAGAATACAATGTGGTAGTCAAGCCCCTCTTTAAAGCCCTTAAGGAAGACAAGCTCGCAGAGAAACTTGCGTGGACCCTCTTGAGGCCCGACCAAGACAAGTACACCGCGTACGCTTACCTGTACGGGAAAGAAGCAGGCTACTACGTCTATGTGCCGCCAGGAACCAAGGTTCCCTTACCGATATATACTTGTCTAAGCCTTTTTACCGAGAACCAGGTCCAGACAACACACAACATTGTCTACCTTGACGAGGGCTCGGAAGCCATAATTACTACGGGATGCCTAGTCCCGCATGGCGTCAAAGGCGGGCTACATGTGGGGCTAAGCGAGTTCTACGTCGCTGAAAAGGCGAGGCTCATATATACAATGATTCATTCGTGGGGCGAAGGGACCCACGTCAGGCCTAGAACAGTTGTGAGAGTAAAGGAGGGGGGAGAATATGTCAGCTATTATTCTGTCTATAGCCCCGTCGCATCTATACAGACGTACCCAATGGTTCACCTTGAGAAGAAAGCCAGCGCAAAACTGGTCTCAGTCATTGCTGGCTCTGGCCCAGGAGTATATGACATTGGAGGAGGAGCAATCCTTGAAGGCGAGGGTAGCTCGGCAGAGCTGGTCTCTAGAACAATTTCCAGCAAGGGATCCCGCATAATTTCTAGGAGTAGCATTGAGGCCCTCGCAGGCGGCACAAAGGGGCACATAGAGTGCCTCGGAGTAATGCTCGATGACAGGTCGACGACAGAGACTATACCGATACTTAAGACCAGCGTTCAGGAGGTTGAACTCACGCATGAGGCCGCTATTGGAATGTTGTCAGGCGAGAAGCTCGAGTATCTTATGGCTAGGGGCTTTACCGAGGAAGAGGCCAGGAGCATACTCCTAAGGGGATACCTCACCCTCGAGGTAAAAGGCATACCTCCATCTGTTAAGGCGGAAATAGACAGGATAACAGACTACGTTATAAAGCATGCACTAGGCTAG
- a CDS encoding phosphoenolpyruvate carboxykinase (GTP) → MRFPGLIEKESLEDPLRLLATFCSEEHLDRLKEIKNPRLWRDIAEVALVARPASIYVNTGSDEDKDYIRKRALENREEYPTVHPMHTVHFDGPKDLARDKGNTRILYPGGRQVPLINTFDRDAGLTEIGKLFRGVMSGKEMFVSFYLYGPRYSKLSLYGVQITDSAYVAHSEEILYRNGYRDFVEKGEELEYMLFIHSAGERDENGWSKNVENRRIFIDLEGNSVYSVNTQYAGNTVGLKKLALRLAVYKGYREVWLAEHMFIVGVKGRGGRISYFTGAYPAGCGKTSTAMIADTVVGDDLAIIHAVNGEARAVNPEVGMFGIIDDVNPRDDPEIYSILVNPSAEVIFSNVLLMEDGNVWWRGKPGEPKKGINYAGEWWPGKKDENGKEILPSHPNARFTVSIRHLSKLDPRIDDPEGVPVSGFIFGGRDPSTLPPVLEAFDWKHGIVTMGASLESERTAAVLGQVGVMELNPYAILDFLPISVGAFTALHFEFEKKLARSPKIFSVNYFLREDGKFLAEKRDKIVWLKWMEQRVHGEAQAIETPVGYIPTYEDLREIFARELGKEFKEDLYEKMFTIRVKGFLEKIERVTKIYSTIPDTPREFFEIMDKQTQGLKALEAMHGQKVSPFKFDKK, encoded by the coding sequence GTGAGATTCCCAGGTTTAATTGAGAAGGAGTCCCTAGAGGATCCTCTACGTCTACTTGCAACGTTCTGCAGTGAGGAGCACCTAGATAGGCTCAAAGAGATCAAGAACCCGAGGCTCTGGAGAGACATAGCAGAGGTGGCGCTGGTAGCTAGGCCTGCAAGCATATATGTAAATACGGGGAGCGACGAGGACAAGGACTATATCCGTAAGAGGGCACTTGAGAACAGGGAGGAATATCCTACAGTGCATCCCATGCATACAGTGCACTTTGATGGGCCAAAGGATCTTGCACGTGACAAGGGGAATACGAGGATACTTTATCCTGGAGGCAGGCAGGTCCCCCTCATCAACACCTTTGACCGTGACGCTGGGCTAACCGAGATAGGAAAGCTGTTTAGGGGAGTAATGAGTGGAAAAGAAATGTTTGTGTCCTTCTACCTCTATGGTCCTAGATACTCCAAGCTGTCTCTTTACGGTGTCCAGATAACTGACTCTGCCTATGTGGCTCACAGCGAGGAAATTCTCTACAGGAACGGCTACAGGGACTTTGTAGAGAAAGGTGAAGAACTGGAATATATGCTCTTTATCCATTCTGCCGGCGAGCGAGACGAGAACGGCTGGAGCAAGAACGTTGAAAACAGGAGGATATTCATTGACTTAGAGGGAAACTCTGTATACAGTGTCAACACGCAGTACGCCGGCAACACTGTTGGCCTGAAAAAGCTTGCGCTTAGGCTTGCTGTCTACAAGGGCTATAGGGAAGTCTGGCTTGCAGAGCACATGTTCATTGTTGGCGTGAAGGGGAGGGGTGGAAGAATCTCTTACTTCACGGGAGCCTATCCCGCAGGATGCGGTAAAACCTCTACAGCTATGATTGCCGACACTGTCGTTGGAGACGACCTGGCAATAATACATGCGGTGAATGGTGAGGCTAGGGCTGTAAACCCAGAAGTTGGCATGTTCGGAATCATAGATGATGTGAATCCGCGGGACGACCCAGAAATTTACAGCATACTTGTAAACCCCTCTGCAGAAGTAATATTTAGCAACGTCCTGCTGATGGAGGACGGCAATGTCTGGTGGCGCGGGAAACCAGGAGAGCCGAAAAAAGGCATCAACTATGCTGGGGAATGGTGGCCGGGAAAAAAGGACGAAAACGGAAAAGAAATACTTCCCTCCCATCCAAACGCGAGGTTCACTGTCAGCATAAGGCACTTGTCGAAGCTTGACCCAAGGATAGACGACCCGGAAGGCGTCCCCGTGTCTGGCTTCATTTTTGGAGGCAGAGACCCCTCGACTCTGCCGCCCGTCCTGGAGGCCTTCGACTGGAAGCACGGAATAGTAACAATGGGCGCATCGCTTGAAAGCGAAAGGACAGCCGCTGTCCTTGGCCAGGTAGGTGTAATGGAGCTAAACCCCTACGCCATTCTTGACTTCTTGCCAATCTCTGTTGGAGCCTTTACAGCTCTTCACTTTGAATTTGAGAAGAAGCTTGCTAGGTCTCCGAAGATATTCAGCGTGAACTATTTCCTACGTGAAGATGGAAAGTTCCTAGCCGAGAAAAGGGACAAGATTGTCTGGCTAAAATGGATGGAGCAGAGAGTCCACGGCGAGGCTCAGGCCATAGAGACGCCTGTAGGCTATATCCCGACATACGAGGATCTAAGGGAAATCTTCGCAAGGGAGCTGGGGAAAGAATTCAAAGAAGACCTCTACGAGAAAATGTTCACAATACGTGTCAAAGGCTTCCTCGAAAAAATCGAGAGAGTTACAAAGATATATTCCACTATCCCAGACACTCCCAGAGAATTTTTTGAGATAATGGACAAGCAAACCCAGGGGCTCAAAGCTCTAGAGGCAATGCACGGGCAAAAGGTCAGTCCTTTCAAGTTTGACAAAAAATAG
- a CDS encoding family 16 glycosylhydrolase has translation MGETSPVEFFDDFNGESDHWNYRTDNYASISQEKSILRLCSGPTEALYYSNAELSDGLFDDLPWVEKTFEAKLRMTGNHYGSAGWGFWNHTMQFDKNMCMWFIHLQSRGPYMFQGFFAQVGKHLYPIKVYRGNIALLSYASRLTLGKLGVLIHSAKPSLQTLDLTEWHIYKVEWRKTGVNFHIDGNQVARLPPPAQGTKARADIWIDNAVFGYNPRDAGRVYRHLTQENRNTTCIEVDYVKIY, from the coding sequence ATGGGAGAAACAAGCCCTGTCGAATTTTTTGACGATTTTAATGGAGAAAGTGACCACTGGAACTATAGGACAGATAACTATGCATCGATTAGCCAGGAAAAAAGCATCCTAAGACTCTGCAGTGGCCCTACAGAGGCACTTTACTATTCAAACGCAGAGCTCTCGGACGGGCTATTCGATGACCTTCCCTGGGTCGAGAAAACATTTGAGGCAAAGCTAAGGATGACTGGGAACCATTATGGTAGCGCTGGCTGGGGCTTCTGGAACCACACGATGCAGTTCGACAAAAACATGTGTATGTGGTTTATCCACCTGCAGAGCAGGGGCCCATACATGTTTCAGGGCTTCTTTGCACAGGTAGGAAAACACCTCTATCCCATAAAGGTCTATAGGGGCAACATTGCACTTCTCAGCTATGCATCACGCTTGACACTTGGAAAGCTAGGTGTCCTCATACACTCCGCTAAACCGTCACTCCAGACGCTCGACCTCACTGAGTGGCACATCTACAAGGTTGAGTGGAGAAAAACAGGCGTAAACTTCCACATAGACGGCAACCAAGTTGCAAGGCTACCTCCGCCAGCCCAGGGGACAAAAGCCAGAGCAGACATCTGGATAGACAATGCTGTATTTGGCTATAACCCGAGGGACGCTGGAAGAGTCTATAGGCACCTTACACAGGAAAACAGGAACACAACATGTATAGAAGTAGACTACGTGAAGATCTACTAG
- a CDS encoding Mov34/MPN/PAD-1 family protein has protein sequence MNLQIDHSVVPIVKIYVLRLSREAYLDLYHHISEKYPLEACGILLGRIENGIAIVTRILPLRNIKESRTEFWIDEKEWIGKILEAQKQGLEYIGLYHSHPDAEPLPSPSDRHRMLECPGEVWLIVGYSPSSLTMAAYRVGDDGYSLLSLQVQKSI, from the coding sequence ATGAACTTGCAAATAGATCACTCAGTCGTCCCAATCGTTAAGATATACGTTCTGAGGCTCTCTAGAGAAGCATACCTGGACCTATACCACCACATATCAGAAAAGTACCCACTAGAGGCTTGCGGAATACTCCTTGGAAGAATAGAAAACGGTATAGCGATAGTTACGAGGATACTCCCCCTCAGAAACATAAAAGAATCAAGGACAGAGTTCTGGATAGACGAAAAAGAATGGATAGGAAAAATACTCGAAGCACAGAAACAGGGCCTAGAATACATCGGCCTGTACCACAGCCACCCAGACGCGGAGCCCCTTCCCTCGCCGTCCGACAGGCACAGGATGCTCGAGTGTCCAGGAGAAGTATGGCTCATAGTGGGCTACTCCCCCTCGAGCCTCACTATGGCTGCATACAGGGTCGGAGATGACGGCTATTCTTTGCTTTCGCTACAGGTTCAAAAAAGTATCTAG
- a CDS encoding MATE family efflux transporter, whose translation MSRHNLENYREKVLEGSVIVTLLSLGAGPMVAQLVNVMYSVLNSFWLVLYDQLTVAVPRQVFPVQMLFGALNSLVSTAGAAFVSQYMGAGMYREVKRESSRILTASLIIGVSVATLFLALRDYIFTYIVATPPEIRDEVMRYTLVSGFNIILSSISMSLSLVINSIGETRLPSLINIASVTVNTVLDPVFILGIGFVPRFGAMGAALTDTIGLSLSIIGLYTLIKRRIPEAMPSLVLDFPREWLVKVLRIGGPVTLSMSTNSLAFIIQQRMVNEFGVLVTTAYSIGMIVLDLADGIMWGLLGSIAIIVGQSLGAGNIKRAREAAIKGTLFVASIVALGVTVIYPFRLSIISVFTSNPQVQSLSMEFLDTILVGLPFFAMFIAGMNIGRGSGSTLIPTVLGMFRLWALRIALSYLLAFLMGMGPRGLWIGIMLSNVVGGLIMLVWVSLGKWAKPIIKTQGKTPAEP comes from the coding sequence ATGAGCCGTCACAATCTCGAGAATTACAGGGAAAAAGTGCTTGAAGGGTCTGTCATAGTTACTTTGCTGAGCCTAGGAGCTGGCCCGATGGTTGCACAGCTGGTTAACGTCATGTATAGTGTCTTGAATTCTTTTTGGCTTGTTCTCTATGACCAGTTGACTGTAGCTGTTCCAAGGCAGGTTTTTCCTGTTCAGATGCTTTTCGGAGCATTGAACTCTCTTGTTTCAACTGCTGGGGCGGCTTTTGTCTCGCAGTATATGGGTGCAGGCATGTATCGTGAAGTGAAGAGGGAATCCTCTAGGATTTTGACAGCGTCATTAATAATTGGGGTCTCAGTTGCTACGTTATTCTTGGCTTTGCGGGACTACATTTTCACTTATATCGTGGCTACCCCGCCCGAGATAAGGGATGAAGTTATGCGCTACACGCTTGTCTCAGGGTTTAACATTATTTTATCTAGCATCTCAATGTCTCTCAGCCTTGTTATAAACAGTATTGGTGAAACTAGGCTTCCCTCCTTGATTAACATCGCCTCTGTAACTGTGAACACGGTTCTGGACCCCGTTTTTATCCTTGGTATTGGCTTTGTTCCTAGATTCGGGGCAATGGGAGCCGCTCTTACTGACACTATCGGCTTATCCTTGTCGATAATCGGCCTTTACACATTGATTAAAAGGAGGATACCCGAGGCTATGCCTTCGCTGGTTCTTGATTTTCCAAGGGAATGGCTTGTAAAAGTTCTCCGGATCGGGGGGCCCGTCACGCTTTCAATGTCTACAAATAGCCTTGCATTTATCATCCAGCAGAGAATGGTGAATGAGTTCGGTGTCCTAGTGACCACGGCATATTCTATAGGCATGATAGTTCTAGACTTGGCCGACGGGATAATGTGGGGCCTGCTGGGGTCAATAGCCATAATCGTTGGACAAAGCCTTGGAGCCGGAAACATAAAACGTGCAAGGGAGGCGGCAATTAAGGGAACACTCTTCGTAGCGTCTATTGTTGCCCTAGGAGTGACAGTTATCTACCCCTTCAGGCTCTCCATAATAAGTGTATTCACCTCCAACCCACAGGTACAATCGCTTTCGATGGAGTTTCTAGACACTATACTTGTTGGGCTTCCCTTCTTCGCAATGTTTATTGCCGGGATGAATATTGGGAGGGGCTCTGGCAGCACGCTTATCCCCACAGTCCTCGGGATGTTTAGGCTGTGGGCTCTCAGAATAGCTCTTTCATATCTACTTGCATTCCTAATGGGTATGGGTCCCAGGGGCCTGTGGATAGGCATAATGCT